The segment TGAAAATAGTTATTAAAGGCATCTTGCAAAACTACAGCCATCTGACTTGTGCCACCAGGCTGATTTTCATTAAAAATTTCGGGTACTTGAATAGATTTAACATTGTCATAGCGCTTAAATTCACTGGAAAATATATAGACAGTCAGCCCATCATCGTCAAATTTCTCGCAGGTTGTAGCTAAAGCTAGAGTAGATTCCTGAAGTATTTCCCACCTGTTTTTACCACCAGCTTGGTCTTGGGTAGACATACTGGTGCTAGCGTCGATGATTAAGGTGTAATCGCGGTTTTTCACTAAAGTGTCCTCCGTTATAGCGCCTACTGTACGTCCAGTCTACTAGCAATTCAAACAGTGGGGCGATCGCTCGGATTGAGCAGGAAATGCGATCGCTATAACCAGAATTGGCGATCGCCCTCCATCACACTCGGATAAATTCCGTTTAACCGTAGATAAGCCATGCGGTCAGATCCAAACAATGGCATTGGCAAGCGAGGCGTCTGTAGCGCTCCATGATGTAGTAGTGTCAGTTTAAGAGTGGTTTCTACAATACTTTCAATAGATGCTTGATGTCCTTCTGTGCGTACCGTCAACCGCAGGGGACGAGCCAGACCAATTTTTTCAGAAACCTTAGTTGTCACCACAACCGCTTCGCGAGAGGACAAACGAAGCGCCAACCCTTTTTCCGGTGCTGCCACAACTTTCTGATTCAGGTTGTACAGTCGGGGAATACAAGACTTGCGACACTCCACAAGAATAAACTTAGAGCCAATAGCGTTTGCCCATTTTATTAAATGCTGGACTTCATTACCACAAAAAGAGCCATCCCGGTAAATTAGAACAGTTTTGCCTCTCAGTTCAGATGCCGGGAGCAATGTCTCTAGAAGTCTTTGAGGGATTTCTTCACCTACAATTAAAGCATCTTCGATCCGGTAGTGTATAAACTTACCTTGTCTATCATAGAGACGCACACTGGCACAGGCATTAACCGTTCCGGGCAACCTTTCCTTTAACTCTCTGGCAACATCCAACCCAATGAAATAGTCAGCAATCTCTAACGGTTCATCCAGAATAAAAGGTAAATTTCCCAGCTTGGCCAGCATCCCTGGAATCACCTGATTTAGGATGTTTTTCCATTGGTCAACGCGGCTGAGGGTATCGGCATAAATTACTTGGCTGGCTATCTTGCGTCGAAGCAACCGTGAGTAGACCCAATAATATAGACTGCCGCCCTCGTCTTTATCAGTTTGGCGATCGCTTTGTGGTAAAAACGTCAAAACGATGTCAGGTGGCACCTCCATTAATGCATCCACAGATCTCTCTACTTCTGCTCTGGCATCAGCCCCAATCAATTTATTGACTACCACCATTTTTCTATAAACAATGTCACTTTTAAATCCATATTTTTTCAGACGTTTCTTAACTTCCTCTAGAAAAGCGTTTACACTCAAATCGCAAAGTTTCACAGCGGCAATGCGAATCACTCTTGATGCATCGCTATAATCACTGTGACGGCGATAAACACCACCGCCACCCTGCACAGACAGTCCATTTAGGACATCACCTCTTTTGCCTATGAAGTTTTTTCCAAAACGTAGGGGTATTTCCTCCAGCGGAACCGACGGTTGCCAGAATAGCCCTGGATACTGACGGCTGTTGACACTACGCTCCACTTGAATTCCATAAGCACCTAGAGCCTTTTCAGCAGTTTGTTTGTAGGAAGCTAAGAGGTTTGTTCTGTCTTTGTAGAAAATCTTGGTTGCCTTGAGCAACTTTCCATAATCCACCTCAAATCGTTCAGCTGTTTCCGCTGTAACGCAGGGTCGCAGAGCTGCCATCGCATAGTGACGTTGATCTCTATTCTTGAACTGTACATTGACTAGAGGTTGGTCGTCTGCGGCGTTCTTGAGTGCTTGTTTGCTGCTTTCACGGGTTGCCTTGTTGATTA is part of the Microcoleus sp. FACHB-831 genome and harbors:
- a CDS encoding Piwi domain-containing protein, whose protein sequence is MTNQVTQTPTFLSEIFPLTIAKPNLACFRLTPEIERKDGNRLSFHLSRNLPWIVVIWNEPYFYALGMPDIPMPSLAEWKDILADVQEGLADFRDRYYSIQLVRQRQLTPSLQAQLAFQVLRKTKFLYPVVLSEKEVEVRREPDFWAEPIELNGELHPALTLTVHSSMLYWGNLEEFYQNHPYRQNPQTLLKDLKVRDIELGSYGTITQLAGTVGEHREKLINKATRESSKQALKNAADDQPLVNVQFKNRDQRHYAMAALRPCVTAETAERFEVDYGKLLKATKIFYKDRTNLLASYKQTAEKALGAYGIQVERSVNSRQYPGLFWQPSVPLEEIPLRFGKNFIGKRGDVLNGLSVQGGGGVYRRHSDYSDASRVIRIAAVKLCDLSVNAFLEEVKKRLKKYGFKSDIVYRKMVVVNKLIGADARAEVERSVDALMEVPPDIVLTFLPQSDRQTDKDEGGSLYYWVYSRLLRRKIASQVIYADTLSRVDQWKNILNQVIPGMLAKLGNLPFILDEPLEIADYFIGLDVARELKERLPGTVNACASVRLYDRQGKFIHYRIEDALIVGEEIPQRLLETLLPASELRGKTVLIYRDGSFCGNEVQHLIKWANAIGSKFILVECRKSCIPRLYNLNQKVVAAPEKGLALRLSSREAVVVTTKVSEKIGLARPLRLTVRTEGHQASIESIVETTLKLTLLHHGALQTPRLPMPLFGSDRMAYLRLNGIYPSVMEGDRQFWL